One window of the Vigna radiata var. radiata cultivar VC1973A chromosome 1, Vradiata_ver6, whole genome shotgun sequence genome contains the following:
- the LOC106762911 gene encoding uncharacterized protein LOC106762911 isoform X2 → MRCKFIFTDTPISMDDIDLELDEMELVAAAAGFYYYSCLTKQPSRGLSPRRCEFMTEVLNGHDDFCQEMLRMDKHVFHKLCDILRQRALLRDTSGVMIEEQLAIFLNIVGQNERNRVIQERFQHSGETISRHFNNVLKAIKSLSREVLQPPQLTTPPEIHNNARFYPYFKDCIGVIDGMNIPAHVPAKDQSRFRNKKGILSQNVLAACTFDLQFIFIYPGWEGSVTDSRVLRAVLDDPDQNFPQIPQGKYYLVDKGYLNTEGFIAPFLGVRYQHYEFRGANQLPRNAKELFNHRHCFMRSAILRSFDVLKTRFPILKLAPQYSFQIQRDIVIAACVLHNFIRHEERNDWIFNGVGGSPVEEMSDIDELPDVPMLSSIEGQVALSLRDSIAASMWDDFLTKWDEW, encoded by the exons ATGAGATGCAAG TTTATCTTTACAGATACACCAATCAGCATGGATGACATTGACCTAGAATTGGATGAGATGGAACTAGTTGCTGCTGCGGCTGGATTCTATTACTATAGCTGTCTGACCAAACAACCTTCACGTGGTTTATCACCTAGGAGATGCGAATTTATGACAGAAGTGCTCAATGGGCATGATGACTTCTGTCAGGAAATGTTGCGAATGGACAAGCATGTATTCCATAAGTTGTGTGATATTCTCCGTCAAAGAGCCCTGTTGCGTGATACTTCTGGTGTGATGATAGAGGAACAGTTagcaatatttttaaacatcGTTGGTCAAAATGAACGCAATAGGGTGATTCAAGAACGCTTTCAACACTCTGGTGAAACCATTAGCCGGCATTTTAATAATGTCTTGAAGGCTATTAAGTCATTGTCACGTGAAGTTTTGCAACCTCCTCAGCTCACAACGCCTCCAGAAATTCACAATAATGCTAGATTTTATCCATATTTCAAG GATTGTATAGGAGTAATTGATGGTATGAACATTCCTGCACATGTTCCAGCCAAAGATCAATCTAGATTCCGTAATAAGAAAGGTATCCTGTCTCAAAATGTGTTGGCAGCTTGCACATTTGACCTgcagtttatattcatttatccTGGTTGGGAAGGCTCTGTCACTGATTCACGAGTGTTAAGGGCAGTCCTTGATGACCCAGATCAGAATTTCCCTCAAATACCCCAAG GAAAGTATTACCTTGTTGACAAGGGATATTTAAATACGGAAGGGTTTATTGCTCCTTTCCTAGGGGTTCGATACCAGCATTATGAGTTTAGAGGTGCTAATCAATTGCCAAGAAATGCAAAAGAGTTGTTCAATCACAGGCATTGTTTTATGAGAAGTGCTATCCTGAGGTCATTTGATGTGTTGAAAACTAGATTCCCAATCCTTAAACTTGCTCCTCAGTATTCCTTTCAGATTCAGCGTGACATCGTCATCGCCGCATGTGTTCTTCACAATTTCATCCGCCATGAAGAAAGAAATGACTGGATATTCAATGGTGTTGGGGGGTCTCCGGTGGAGGAAATGTCAGATATTGATGAACTTCCTGATGTGCCGATGCTTTCTTCAATAGAAGGACAAGTTGCACTTTCATTGCGTGATTCAATTGCTGCATCTATGTGGGATGACTTCTTGACTAAATGGGATGAGTGGTGA